In Paenibacillus larvae subsp. larvae, the following proteins share a genomic window:
- a CDS encoding DNA sulfur modification protein DndB produces the protein MKQFLKLKGTVLPIDERQPTKGLMTTQIKVKNLLKIYLIDSEVNRDININRIPKIEKYIDTFESNLGIYFPAIMCNIQLKEFNYDEENSALTIYPNEKLVIIDGQHRITGLERYLSTMKESDIRKVKILDSMLTLQLYINLDKAEQRELFTSINSNAKKVSMSLTTSYDSRDILNILAKDILSISESLQSLGVETNKSRLARPKNKNLTSMTRLKTFLSLLLFGKPTLSNSNEQLIKENYDSVLNFLERLFYNLYSDLNSNSIFPREPGNVKKYVLGHEAVLNALAIYLNRKIVVAQNDGFLFHHDLDDFLETLTLIDWSVEDSSWKPFLQVAQRGQSTEFKTIDLKFQDAIAEYLTDVLS, from the coding sequence ATGAAACAATTTTTAAAATTGAAGGGTACGGTTCTTCCAATTGATGAGCGTCAGCCTACAAAAGGGCTAATGACTACTCAAATAAAGGTGAAGAATTTATTAAAAATTTACTTGATAGATAGTGAAGTGAATAGAGATATAAATATCAATAGAATACCTAAAATTGAAAAATATATTGACACTTTTGAAAGTAACTTAGGGATATATTTCCCTGCAATAATGTGTAATATACAACTAAAAGAATTTAATTACGATGAAGAAAATTCAGCATTAACTATTTATCCCAATGAAAAGTTAGTGATAATAGATGGTCAGCATCGTATTACAGGGTTAGAAAGATATTTAAGTACAATGAAGGAGAGTGATATAAGAAAGGTAAAAATACTTGATAGCATGCTTACTTTACAACTTTATATTAATTTAGATAAAGCGGAGCAAAGAGAGTTATTTACTTCTATTAACTCAAATGCAAAAAAAGTATCAATGTCATTAACGACATCATACGACAGCAGAGATATATTAAATATTTTAGCAAAAGATATACTTTCAATTTCCGAATCTTTACAATCATTAGGGGTCGAGACGAATAAATCGAGATTAGCAAGACCAAAAAATAAAAATTTAACTTCAATGACCAGACTAAAAACTTTCCTTAGTCTATTACTTTTCGGAAAACCAACATTAAGTAATAGTAATGAACAACTCATTAAAGAGAATTATGATTCAGTGTTAAATTTTTTAGAAAGACTATTTTATAATTTATATTCAGATTTAAATTCAAATTCAATTTTCCCTCGGGAACCGGGAAATGTAAAGAAATATGTATTAGGTCATGAGGCAGTATTGAATGCGTTGGCTATTTATTTAAACCGAAAAATTGTAGTTGCTCAAAATGATGGTTTTCTTTTCCATCATGATTTAGACGATTTTTTAGAAACACTTACTTTAATAGATTGGTCAGTTGAGGATTCTTCTTGGAAACCGTTTTTACAAGTGGCACAAAGAGGCCAAAGTACGGAATTTAAGACTATAGATTTAAAATTTCAAGATGCAATTGCTGAGTATTTAACTGATGTTCTGTCTTAA
- the glmS gene encoding glutamine--fructose-6-phosphate transaminase (isomerizing): MCGIVGYIGNRNSREVLINGLSKLEYRGYDSAGIAVQTKQGLQVKKAKGRLAILESKLNEEPVQGSVGIGHTRWATHGKPSDVNSHPHTDDSSKFAVVHNGIIENYIALKEELIAKGHHFASETDTEVIAHLISELYDGDIVKAVQQAVKQIRGAFALGVLTEYEPDKLVAVRLASPLIIGVGEGENFIGSDIPAILEYTRNVYILNDGEMAVLTRDGVELRTIEGNFISREMFHVDWDLITAEKAGYEHFMLKEIYDQPKAYRDTMGSRIADGDKINLEQVSMSKEDIKNIDRIHIVACGTAYHAGLVGKYVIENLARIPVEVDVASEYRYRTPIITDKTLVIGVSQSGETADTLAALREAKRCGARILAITNVVGSSVAREADDLILTWAGPEIAVASTKAYTTMLISFYLLGLHLAQQLGTKDEAYIKNVIAAMKSLPEQVESILNRTDEIKKFAEEIAGYEDLFFIGRGLDYAVALEGSLKLKEISYIHSEAYAAGELKHGTLALIEEGVPVIALATQADLFEKTVSNIKEVTARGAHVLGLSHEGDKELKKSVDQYFVIPQTLDLLSPALSVVPLQLLSYYASLARGNDVDKPRNLAKSVTVE, translated from the coding sequence ATGTGTGGAATTGTTGGATATATCGGAAACCGGAACTCAAGAGAAGTACTGATCAATGGACTGAGCAAGCTTGAATATAGAGGATACGACTCTGCGGGAATCGCAGTTCAAACAAAACAAGGTCTTCAGGTTAAGAAAGCGAAAGGACGCCTGGCTATTTTGGAGTCCAAACTGAATGAGGAACCTGTTCAAGGAAGCGTAGGGATTGGCCATACACGCTGGGCTACCCATGGGAAACCATCGGACGTGAATTCACATCCTCATACGGATGACTCTTCCAAATTTGCAGTTGTGCATAACGGAATTATCGAAAATTACATTGCACTGAAAGAAGAACTTATCGCCAAAGGTCATCATTTTGCATCTGAAACGGATACGGAAGTGATTGCCCATTTGATCAGCGAACTGTATGACGGAGATATCGTCAAAGCAGTTCAGCAGGCCGTAAAACAAATACGGGGTGCCTTCGCACTTGGTGTATTGACCGAGTATGAACCGGATAAACTGGTTGCCGTACGTTTGGCCAGCCCGCTGATCATTGGAGTAGGTGAAGGGGAAAACTTCATCGGCTCGGATATTCCGGCAATCCTTGAATATACCCGTAATGTATATATTCTGAATGATGGTGAAATGGCTGTTCTGACACGGGATGGTGTCGAATTAAGAACAATCGAGGGTAATTTTATTTCTCGGGAAATGTTCCATGTCGATTGGGATCTGATTACCGCGGAAAAGGCGGGTTACGAGCACTTTATGCTGAAAGAGATCTACGACCAGCCGAAAGCTTATCGGGATACCATGGGAAGCCGTATTGCGGATGGGGATAAAATTAACCTGGAACAAGTGAGCATGTCCAAAGAGGACATCAAGAACATAGACCGGATTCACATTGTCGCTTGCGGTACCGCATATCACGCCGGATTGGTCGGGAAATATGTGATCGAAAACCTGGCTCGCATTCCGGTAGAAGTCGATGTTGCTTCCGAATACCGTTACCGTACCCCAATCATTACGGACAAAACGCTGGTAATCGGTGTGAGCCAATCCGGTGAAACGGCAGATACACTGGCGGCCCTGCGGGAAGCTAAACGCTGCGGTGCCCGTATTTTGGCTATTACAAACGTAGTAGGAAGTTCCGTAGCCCGTGAAGCGGATGACCTGATCCTGACTTGGGCAGGACCGGAAATCGCAGTGGCATCGACCAAAGCATATACAACCATGCTGATTTCGTTCTACCTGCTTGGCCTTCATCTGGCTCAGCAGCTCGGTACGAAAGACGAGGCTTACATCAAGAATGTCATCGCAGCAATGAAAAGCCTGCCGGAGCAAGTGGAAAGCATCCTGAACCGGACCGACGAAATCAAGAAATTTGCTGAAGAAATTGCGGGCTATGAAGATCTGTTCTTCATTGGACGTGGCCTGGACTATGCGGTAGCATTGGAAGGTTCCCTGAAGCTTAAGGAAATTTCTTACATCCATTCCGAAGCTTATGCTGCCGGTGAGCTTAAACACGGTACACTGGCACTGATCGAAGAGGGAGTACCGGTTATCGCACTGGCTACACAAGCTGACCTGTTCGAGAAAACCGTCAGCAACATCAAGGAAGTAACAGCCCGCGGAGCACATGTGCTTGGACTGAGCCATGAAGGAGATAAAGAACTGAAGAAATCCGTAGATCAGTATTTTGTGATCCCGCAAACGCTGGATCTGCTGTCCCCGGCCCTTTCCGTAGTACCTCTGCAGCTGCTGTCCTACTACGCTTCCCTGGCACGCGGCAACGACGTAGATAAGCCGCGTAACCTGGCTAAGAGCGTGACCGTGGAGTAA
- a CDS encoding UvrD-helicase domain-containing protein — MSDFHKSLLKYKKMFWEKGIIHYEDVLAFAWEILNSSKEILRIIRSKFPYFFIDEFQDTNPVQTEIIKLIAEKETVMGVIGDKAQSIYEFQGADVKQFDNFVLPEMVFYKWKITIEVLKV; from the coding sequence TTGAGTGATTTTCATAAGAGTCTACTTAAATATAAAAAAATGTTTTGGGAAAAGGGGATAATACATTACGAAGATGTATTGGCTTTTGCTTGGGAGATTTTAAATTCATCTAAGGAAATTCTTCGCATAATACGTTCTAAATTCCCGTATTTCTTCATTGATGAATTCCAGGACACTAATCCAGTCCAAACTGAGATTATTAAACTAATAGCCGAAAAAGAAACGGTTATGGGGGTTATTGGAGATAAAGCTCAATCTATATATGAGTTCCAAGGTGCTGATGTTAAGCAATTTGATAATTTTGTATTGCCGGAAATGGTATTTTACAAATGGAAGATAACCATCGAAGTACTGAAAGTATAA
- the glmM gene encoding phosphoglucosamine mutase, whose product MGKYFGTDGVRGIANRELTPELAYKIGRCGGYVLTGKAEHPKVIIGRDTRISGPMLEAALVAGLLSIGANVIRVGVVSTPAVAYLTRTLDADAGVMISASHNPVEDNGIKFFGGDGFKLLDETELEIERLLDAETDELPRPIGGNIGSVLDDEELKFKYAEFLKSTVDVSFEGMKIVLDCANGAAYELAPKVFKDLGAEVITMAAYPNGTNINDHCGSTHPEKLKELVVKEKADLGLAFDGDADRLIAVDENGEEVDGDFILSICGHDMHQSGKLKQGTIVTTVMANIGFFKGIEKVGLKAVQTAVGDRYVMEEMRKGGYNLGGEQSGHVIFLDHNTTGDGILTGLQLVNTVRKAGKKLNEMKSIMRKSPQVLVNVRVGDKNKLKDNQAVADVIQAVEAELGSNGRVLVRPSGTESLIRVMAEGPDKDQVETHVQQIAEIVQRELC is encoded by the coding sequence ATGGGGAAATATTTTGGGACAGACGGAGTACGCGGAATCGCAAACAGAGAATTGACGCCTGAACTGGCTTACAAAATCGGCCGATGCGGCGGGTATGTACTGACAGGAAAGGCGGAACATCCCAAGGTGATTATTGGCCGCGATACCCGTATCTCCGGTCCTATGCTGGAGGCAGCACTGGTAGCAGGGCTACTTTCCATTGGAGCAAACGTAATCCGGGTCGGGGTAGTCTCTACACCGGCCGTGGCTTACTTAACAAGAACATTGGATGCGGACGCGGGAGTTATGATCTCTGCTTCCCACAATCCTGTGGAAGATAACGGCATTAAGTTTTTCGGGGGAGACGGTTTTAAGCTGTTGGACGAGACAGAGCTTGAGATTGAGCGCCTGCTTGATGCCGAGACCGATGAACTGCCTAGACCGATTGGCGGAAATATCGGATCGGTGCTGGACGATGAAGAACTCAAATTCAAGTATGCGGAATTTTTAAAATCGACGGTAGATGTATCTTTTGAAGGCATGAAAATTGTACTTGATTGTGCTAACGGGGCTGCCTATGAACTGGCGCCGAAAGTATTTAAAGACCTCGGCGCAGAAGTAATTACGATGGCGGCATATCCAAACGGAACCAACATCAACGACCATTGTGGCTCGACTCATCCGGAAAAGCTGAAAGAATTGGTCGTCAAAGAGAAAGCGGACCTGGGTCTTGCTTTTGACGGGGATGCCGACCGCTTAATCGCAGTGGATGAGAATGGAGAAGAAGTAGACGGCGACTTCATTCTTAGTATTTGCGGTCACGATATGCACCAAAGCGGCAAGCTGAAGCAGGGTACCATTGTAACGACTGTAATGGCTAATATCGGATTCTTTAAAGGCATAGAGAAGGTCGGTTTAAAAGCGGTTCAAACAGCTGTAGGCGACCGCTACGTGATGGAGGAAATGCGTAAAGGCGGCTATAATCTGGGTGGAGAACAATCCGGGCATGTGATCTTCCTTGATCACAATACTACGGGCGACGGTATTCTTACCGGTCTTCAGCTGGTCAATACGGTGAGGAAAGCCGGCAAAAAACTGAATGAAATGAAGAGCATCATGAGGAAATCCCCGCAGGTACTTGTGAATGTACGTGTAGGGGATAAGAACAAGCTGAAAGATAATCAGGCAGTCGCAGATGTTATCCAAGCCGTTGAAGCAGAGCTTGGCAGCAATGGCCGGGTTCTGGTTCGGCCATCGGGCACAGAGTCCCTCATCCGTGTTATGGCAGAAGGTCCGGATAAGGATCAGGTGGAAACACATGTGCAGCAAATTGCCGAAATAGTGCAAAGAGAGCTTTGCTAG
- a CDS encoding glycoside hydrolase domain-containing protein, with protein MSKEVLDAQVWLNSTYGKDSRYIRVKETGYPGTATSKALISALQIELGLSSVTGNFGNMTSKACDVNPLDTGSTGNKVKLLQYGLYCKGYNPRNTDGVFNQHTQNALKSIQQDAGLSENQISTAAKGLQMKAVLGPDEYKKVSRGDSKIREMQQELNRRYLDYTGLRPCDGIYSCGTNAALIYALQAEEHLPTSVANGNFGVTTRKCCPEIPYTQAQKDYHGKAYNSESITRFIKLVQFTLYCVGHDRYSALPFNGSKYDPGKFNGEFNNSTREALHKFQRDAALPVRDRIGIDEWMALLVSTGNPDRAGDVCDCASRITPAIAAQLKEAKYKLVGRYLTGDIVVKNTRVAKNLLRPEMEVIFKAKLRLFVIFQDARQYYTENPDEENIVNYFTQKRGYADAEKAFSAAKSLGVPRNEIIYFTVDYDFMEDQVKSKIIPYFKGINEYAKEARNIFRIGIYGSRNTCSLVKNEGYSVSSFVSDLSTGYSGNMGYPLPDDWAFDQIKEYGPSSSVSIGIDKNVSSGRYEGFNDFEKVHDNEWDQILNNGRACMLIEGPKGPYPDDKSKLKGYWAKVKRADGKFEAKYPMYDGIPVGAFYSRRDINPNRDDSKGDQIRYVYFRDVGGRLNAGYIDESSLINYPNEGKGKFVYHYFGGTEVWRDSDGKQATLIPRDLYLSEELTPETIKVHFLVTSALKCYNQDSDYYSDLLPGTKIEILASSSTGESYPHWIQCTAKMIPGSNTWESLIPGEPYGFVDLGFEMGVMPHNRSLITGISK; from the coding sequence ATGTCCAAAGAAGTTTTAGACGCGCAGGTATGGCTAAATTCTACCTATGGGAAAGATTCAAGGTACATACGCGTAAAGGAGACGGGCTACCCCGGGACGGCAACTTCGAAAGCATTAATATCCGCTTTACAAATTGAACTGGGGCTTTCTTCTGTTACAGGAAACTTTGGAAATATGACTTCCAAGGCCTGCGATGTAAATCCGCTGGATACCGGAAGTACGGGAAACAAAGTCAAATTACTCCAATATGGGCTTTACTGTAAAGGGTATAATCCACGGAATACGGATGGGGTATTTAATCAACATACACAAAACGCGTTGAAATCCATTCAACAGGACGCCGGACTATCGGAAAACCAAATCTCAACAGCTGCAAAAGGACTTCAAATGAAGGCGGTTCTTGGCCCTGATGAATACAAGAAAGTCAGCCGCGGAGACAGCAAGATACGGGAAATGCAGCAGGAACTGAACCGCAGGTATTTGGACTATACAGGTCTGCGCCCCTGTGATGGGATTTATTCTTGCGGAACAAATGCGGCTCTAATTTATGCCTTACAGGCTGAAGAACATTTACCTACCAGTGTTGCAAATGGCAACTTTGGCGTTACAACCAGGAAATGCTGTCCGGAAATTCCTTATACGCAAGCACAAAAAGATTATCATGGCAAAGCCTACAACAGCGAAAGTATTACCCGGTTCATTAAGTTAGTACAGTTCACCTTATATTGTGTCGGGCATGACCGGTACAGCGCACTTCCTTTCAATGGAAGCAAATATGATCCCGGTAAGTTTAACGGAGAGTTTAATAATTCAACCCGAGAGGCTCTTCATAAATTCCAAAGAGATGCCGCCTTGCCTGTCAGGGACAGGATTGGAATAGATGAATGGATGGCACTGCTTGTCAGCACAGGTAATCCGGACCGTGCCGGCGACGTTTGTGACTGTGCTTCCAGAATTACGCCTGCTATCGCAGCCCAATTAAAAGAAGCAAAATATAAACTTGTTGGCCGGTACCTGACCGGGGATATCGTCGTAAAGAATACCCGGGTTGCCAAAAATCTGCTGCGTCCAGAGATGGAGGTTATTTTTAAAGCTAAATTAAGACTCTTTGTTATATTCCAAGATGCCAGACAGTATTACACGGAAAACCCGGATGAGGAGAACATTGTAAACTATTTTACACAAAAGCGGGGATATGCCGATGCTGAGAAGGCGTTTTCCGCCGCCAAATCACTTGGTGTTCCGAGGAACGAAATCATTTATTTTACGGTAGATTATGATTTTATGGAAGATCAGGTCAAGTCGAAGATCATTCCTTATTTTAAAGGGATTAATGAATATGCGAAGGAAGCCCGGAATATCTTCAGGATCGGGATTTATGGTTCCCGTAACACATGTTCACTTGTGAAAAATGAGGGTTATTCTGTCAGTAGTTTTGTTTCCGATCTTTCAACCGGGTACAGCGGAAATATGGGATATCCCCTACCGGACGATTGGGCCTTTGACCAAATCAAAGAATACGGCCCGAGTTCATCTGTAAGCATCGGAATTGATAAGAATGTGAGTTCAGGCCGGTATGAAGGTTTTAATGACTTTGAGAAAGTACATGATAATGAATGGGATCAGATTCTTAATAACGGTCGTGCATGTATGCTTATAGAAGGTCCAAAGGGACCCTATCCGGATGATAAAAGTAAACTTAAGGGCTATTGGGCTAAAGTGAAAAGGGCTGACGGGAAATTCGAAGCCAAATACCCCATGTATGACGGCATTCCAGTTGGTGCGTTTTACAGCCGGCGGGATATAAACCCAAACCGGGATGACAGTAAAGGGGATCAGATTCGATATGTATATTTCAGAGATGTCGGTGGTCGACTGAATGCGGGTTATATTGACGAGTCGTCTTTGATTAATTATCCGAATGAAGGAAAGGGGAAGTTTGTCTATCATTACTTTGGAGGTACAGAGGTATGGAGAGATAGCGATGGCAAACAGGCAACTTTGATCCCTAGAGATCTTTATTTGTCCGAAGAACTTACACCCGAAACCATAAAGGTACACTTCTTGGTTACATCAGCCTTGAAATGCTACAACCAAGATTCCGATTATTATAGCGATCTTTTACCTGGAACAAAAATCGAAATTTTGGCATCATCTAGTACGGGAGAGTCCTACCCACACTGGATTCAATGCACCGCCAAAATGATTCCCGGAAGCAACACATGGGAAAGCTTAATCCCGGGTGAACCATACGGGTTTGTTGATTTGGGATTTGAAATGGGTGTCATGCCTCATAATAGAAGCCTGATTACCGGTATAAGCAAGTAA
- the scfB gene encoding thioether cross-link-forming SCIFF peptide maturase, which translates to MKSSPFMRLLMLEKYVHDSNISEKDIRETIADIEELKNDGELFTEDEYKNLSMDLKNRQTYVKALCLNVAHTCNLSCEYCFASQGKYNGSRAIMSYEVGKRAIDYLLENSGHHRNLDVDFFGGEPLMAWKVVKQIVAYARSKEKEYKKTFRFTFTTNGMLLNDEVTDFLNEEMYNVVLSLDGRKQVHDHLRKTVTGKGSYDYIVPKFQEFVEKRGDKEYYVRGTYTRNNVDFTNDIFHIADLGFDKISMEPVICDPREPYALTAENLPDIYNQYEILAKEMLKRGEEGNGFTFYHYMLDLSEGPCIQKRISGCGSGTEYLAVTPWGELFPCHQFIGNNEYKIGNIWDGITKQETQCQFKESSCYSKPKCQDCWAKLYCSGGCPANALHATGSINGIYDFSCDIFRKRVECSMMVKVAESMRAMKKNIQSTAQ; encoded by the coding sequence ATGAAATCATCGCCCTTTATGAGACTACTAATGCTGGAAAAATACGTACATGATTCCAATATCTCTGAGAAGGACATTCGGGAAACAATTGCCGATATCGAAGAGCTAAAAAATGATGGGGAACTCTTTACTGAGGATGAATATAAGAATCTCTCAATGGATTTAAAAAATCGCCAAACTTATGTAAAGGCCCTCTGCCTCAACGTCGCACATACATGTAACCTGTCATGTGAATACTGCTTTGCCAGCCAAGGAAAATACAACGGAAGCAGAGCGATCATGAGCTATGAGGTTGGCAAAAGAGCTATCGATTACCTATTGGAAAACTCCGGTCACCACCGAAACCTCGACGTTGATTTCTTTGGCGGAGAACCGCTTATGGCCTGGAAAGTTGTTAAACAAATTGTCGCTTACGCAAGAAGCAAAGAAAAAGAGTACAAAAAAACTTTTCGCTTCACCTTTACTACAAATGGTATGTTATTAAACGATGAGGTCACCGATTTCTTGAATGAGGAAATGTACAATGTCGTATTGAGCCTTGATGGAAGAAAACAAGTTCACGATCACCTTCGTAAAACAGTAACCGGAAAGGGAAGCTACGATTATATCGTTCCGAAGTTCCAGGAATTCGTTGAAAAGCGTGGAGATAAAGAATATTATGTGCGTGGGACTTATACCCGCAACAACGTTGACTTCACCAATGACATTTTTCATATCGCAGATCTTGGCTTCGACAAAATCTCGATGGAACCCGTCATCTGTGATCCCCGGGAACCCTATGCGCTTACCGCAGAAAACCTTCCAGATATATATAACCAGTACGAAATTCTCGCCAAGGAAATGCTGAAACGTGGGGAAGAGGGCAATGGCTTCACCTTCTACCATTACATGCTTGACCTCTCAGAAGGCCCCTGCATCCAAAAGAGAATTTCCGGCTGCGGCTCAGGAACCGAATATCTCGCTGTCACACCATGGGGCGAACTCTTCCCTTGCCACCAGTTCATCGGGAATAACGAATACAAGATAGGAAACATCTGGGATGGGATTACAAAACAAGAGACGCAGTGCCAATTTAAAGAGAGCAGCTGCTACTCGAAGCCGAAATGCCAGGACTGCTGGGCGAAACTTTACTGCAGTGGCGGTTGCCCTGCTAACGCGCTGCACGCAACAGGGTCCATCAATGGAATCTACGATTTCAGTTGTGACATCTTCCGCAAGAGGGTAGAATGTTCCATGATGGTGAAAGTGGCCGAATCCATGAGAGCTATGAAAAAAAACATACAATCCACAGCTCAATAA
- the kynA gene encoding tryptophan 2,3-dioxygenase has protein sequence MRHSMTYGDYLYLDRLLSSQHQLSGHHDEMLFIIIHQASELWMKLMLHEINAVISYIQSNHLQKAFKILTRVSKIQEQLIQSWNVLVTLTPAEYMEFRNQLGQSSGFQSYQYRLIEFALGNKNTQKLAIFEHQSELYQQLAKAAHAPSLYDAAIQALAVAGLSIDSDMLDRDFSKKYQPNASVEQAWLTVYKQTEQYWELYELAEKLMDIASQHQFWQAKHMGTVERIIGSKVGTGGTSGVSYLKKVLEQNLFPELWNLRTKM, from the coding sequence ATGAGACATTCGATGACGTATGGAGACTATTTATATTTGGATCGGCTCCTCTCTAGCCAACATCAACTCTCCGGACATCATGATGAAATGTTGTTTATAATTATCCATCAAGCGAGTGAACTGTGGATGAAGTTAATGCTGCATGAAATTAATGCGGTCATTTCCTATATCCAAAGTAACCATTTGCAAAAAGCGTTTAAAATCTTAACCCGGGTATCTAAAATACAAGAGCAATTAATTCAGTCATGGAACGTGCTCGTAACATTAACCCCAGCAGAATATATGGAATTCAGAAATCAATTAGGGCAATCATCCGGGTTTCAATCGTATCAGTATCGTTTGATTGAATTTGCACTAGGAAATAAAAATACTCAAAAGTTGGCGATATTTGAGCATCAGTCGGAATTGTACCAACAATTAGCAAAAGCCGCACATGCACCCAGTCTTTATGATGCAGCCATTCAAGCCTTGGCTGTAGCGGGATTGTCCATTGATTCCGATATGCTGGATCGGGATTTTTCGAAAAAGTATCAACCGAATGCAAGTGTAGAGCAAGCTTGGTTAACGGTGTACAAACAGACAGAACAGTACTGGGAACTCTACGAATTAGCTGAAAAGCTAATGGATATCGCGAGCCAACATCAGTTTTGGCAAGCGAAGCATATGGGGACCGTCGAACGAATTATTGGAAGCAAAGTAGGGACCGGCGGAACTTCAGGAGTATCTTATTTAAAAAAGGTACTGGAGCAAAACCTATTCCCCGAACTGTGGAACCTTCGAACAAAAATGTAA
- the scfA gene encoding six-cysteine ranthipeptide SCIFF produces MKRIVTLSTRKLTDTIKYGGCGACQTSCQSACKTSCGVANQKCENIMNR; encoded by the coding sequence ATGAAAAGAATCGTAACACTAAGCACCCGTAAACTGACAGATACAATAAAATATGGCGGATGTGGTGCATGTCAAACATCTTGCCAATCAGCCTGCAAAACGTCTTGCGGAGTTGCAAATCAAAAATGCGAAAACATAATGAACAGATAA